From one Solanum stenotomum isolate F172 chromosome 12, ASM1918654v1, whole genome shotgun sequence genomic stretch:
- the LOC125847558 gene encoding cinnamoyl-CoA reductase-like SNL6 isoform X1 — translation MGIVCPDESKRIEIEEFRRMLLSNAAVHRTKAGDEFQNPGLLPAANRHNRELEEKKVCVTSGVSFLGINIVNQLLLRGYSVRVIVEKQEDLEKLREMEISGEMRQSMNTVEAVMARLNDIQSLSQAFSGCRGVFHTAAFVDPAGLSGYSKSMVEVEVLVTKNVTQACAITPSVRNCVLTSSLVACVWQDINSSRTIDHDCWSDEFICIDKKLWYALGKLKAERVAWNIARESGFKLATICPGLVTGPEFISRNPTPTIAYLKGAQEMFRNGLLATVDVNRLAVEHVLVFEDMKNTSYNRYISFDQVIRSEEELEKLARETGIDIRTTRSNSRTNSSNIVKLSNAKLCGLMSTIHRCHNEF, via the exons ATGGGAATCGTGTGCCCCGATGAGAGCAAGAGGATTGAGATCGAGGAGTTTCGCCGGATGCTGCTATCTAACGCGGCGGTGCACCGGACAAAGGCCGGCGATGAATTCCAAAACCCAGGGCTATTGCCTGCTGCAAATCGACACAACCGTGAGCTTGAAGAGAAGAAGGTGTGCGTCACCAGTGGCGTATCCTTCCTTGGTATCAACATCGTCAATCAACTCTTACTCCGTGGCTACTCTGTACGAGTCATCGTGGAAAAACAAG AGGATCTGGAAAAGCTAAGAGAGATGGAAATTTCTGGAGAAATGAGACAGTCGATGAACACTGTAGAGGCAGTAATGGCGAGGCTGAATGATATCCAAAGCCTATCGCAGGCATTCAGCGGTTGTCGCGGTGTCTTCCACACTGCTGCCTTCGTGGACCCTGCTGGCCTATCTGGATATTCA AAATCAATGGTTGAAGTAGAAGTGTTGGTAACTAAGAATGTGACTCAGGCATGTGCAATAACACCCTCGGTCAGAAATTGCGTGCTCACATCCTCTCTTGTAGCCTGTGTATGGCAAGATATTAACTCTTCAAGAACAATTGATCATGATTGCTGGAGTGACGAGTTTATCTGCATAGACAAGAAG CTATGGTATGCTCTGGGTAAGCTAAAGGCAGAAAGAGTAGCGTGGAACATAGCTAGGGAGAGTGGATTCAAACTAGCTACTATATGTCCTGGTCTAGTGACTGGTCCTGAATTTATCAGCAGAAATCCAACCCCTACCATTGCCTATCTTAAAG GAGCTCAAGAAATGTTTAGAAACGGACTACTAGCGACAGTAGACGTTAACAGATTAGCAGTAGAACATGTATTGGTGTTTGAGGATATGAAGAACACATCATACAACAGATACATTAGCTTTGATCAAGTTATTAGGAGTGAAGAGGAACTTGAAAAATTAGCAAGAGAGACCGGAATAGATATTAGGACGACGAGATCAAACTCGAGGACTAATTCCTCAAACATTGTCAAATTGTCAAATGCAAAGCTTTGCGGCTTAATGTCTACAATACATAGATGTCATAACGAGTTCTAG
- the LOC125847558 gene encoding cinnamoyl-CoA reductase-like SNL6 isoform X2, with protein MGIVCPDESKRIEIEEFRRMLLSNAAVHRTKAGDEFQNLGQLPAANRHNRELEEKKVCVTSGVSFLGINIVNQLLLRGYSVRVIVEKQEDLEKLREMEISGEMRQSMNTVEAVMARLNDIQSLSQAFSGCRGVFHTAAFVDPAGLSGYSKSMVEVEVLVTKNVTQACAITPSVRNCVLTSSLVACVWQDINSSRTIDHDCWSDEFICIDKKLWYALGKLKAERVAWNIARESGFKLATICPGLVTGPEFISRNPTPTIAYLKGAQEMFRNGLLATVDVNRLAVEHVLVFEDMKNTSYNRYISFDQVIRSEEELEKLARETGIDIRTTRSNSRTNSSNIVKLSNAKLCGLMSTIHRCHNEF; from the exons ATGGGAATCGTGTGCCCCGATGAGAGCAAGAGGATTGAGATCGAGGAGTTTCGCCGGATGCTGCTATCTAACGCGGCGGTGCACCGGACAAAGGCCGGCGATGAATTCCAAAACCTAGGGCAATTGCCTGCTGCAAATCGACACAACCGTGAGCTTGAAGAGAAGAAG GTGTGCGTCACCAGTGGCGTATCCTTCCTTGGTATCAACATCGTCAATCAACTCTTACTCCGTGGCTACTCTGTACGAGTCATCGTGGAAAAACAAG AGGATCTGGAAAAGCTAAGAGAGATGGAAATTTCTGGAGAAATGAGACAGTCGATGAACACTGTAGAGGCAGTAATGGCGAGGCTGAATGATATCCAAAGCCTATCGCAGGCATTCAGCGGTTGTCGCGGTGTCTTCCACACTGCTGCCTTCGTGGACCCTGCTGGCCTATCTGGATATTCA AAATCAATGGTTGAAGTAGAAGTGTTGGTAACTAAGAATGTGACTCAGGCATGTGCAATAACACCCTCGGTCAGAAATTGCGTGCTCACATCCTCTCTTGTAGCCTGTGTATGGCAAGATATTAACTCTTCAAGAACAATTGATCATGATTGCTGGAGTGACGAGTTTATCTGCATAGACAAGAAG CTATGGTATGCTCTGGGTAAGCTAAAGGCAGAAAGAGTAGCGTGGAACATAGCTAGGGAGAGTGGATTCAAACTAGCTACTATATGTCCTGGTCTAGTGACTGGTCCTGAATTTATCAGCAGAAATCCAACCCCTACCATTGCCTATCTTAAAG GAGCTCAAGAAATGTTTAGAAACGGACTACTAGCGACAGTAGACGTTAACAGATTAGCAGTAGAACATGTATTGGTGTTTGAGGATATGAAGAACACATCATACAACAGATACATTAGCTTTGATCAAGTTATTAGGAGTGAAGAGGAACTTGAAAAATTAGCAAGAGAGACCGGAATAGATATTAGGACGACGAGATCAAACTCGAGGACTAATTCCTCAAACATTGTCAAATTGTCAAATGCAAAGCTTTGCGGCTTAATGTCTACAATACATAGATGTCATAACGAGTTCTAG
- the LOC125847569 gene encoding uncharacterized protein LOC125847569, with product MEIPVQQKKLSLDIKGNKTDIVICAYDDHFMVIATQIGSMGTILQARKEEGVSIHPTFSVSVLLGKRDEPMLVACARQIIEHISNAGSSRSLVLSLGLRDHSLPTLKGIVSAVTENCLW from the exons ATGGAAATCCCAGTCCAGCAGAAGAAGCTTTCACTCGATATTAAG GGAAATAAAACAGATATAGTCATATGTGCCTATGATGACCATTTTATG GTTATAGCTACTCAAATAGGAAGCATGGGTACAATATTGCAGGCCAG GAAGGAGGAAGGGGTGTCGATCCATCCAACCTTTAGTGTTTCTGTATTACTGGGTAAACGCGATGAG CCCATGCTGGTTGCATGTGCTCGGCAGATTATTGAACACATAAG TAATGCCGGATCTTCTAGGTCTTTGGTTTTATCTCTTGGACTACGCGACCATTCTCTG CCCACTTTGAAGGGTATCGTTTCGGCTGTCACTGAGAACTGCCTTTGGTGA